In the genome of Triticum urartu cultivar G1812 chromosome 5, Tu2.1, whole genome shotgun sequence, one region contains:
- the LOC125510759 gene encoding cytochrome P450 709B2-like, with amino-acid sequence MEPNMGQALAAVLILLVTTRALWYLLWRPYAVARWFGRQGIQGPPYRFLVGSLPECQTMLVAGRAKALDTSSHDCITTVQPFFRKWASQYGKTFLYWLGPTPALCCTDMELVKQMFSDRTDVFQKEYLNPSLDSILGNRVIFANGDDWKRRRKFVHPAFNQETIKSMSAIAWECMQQAMERWCAQLQEQQQAEIDMRHDSDEIAMGVIARVMLGKDHEEAREVMVAGREQMEIAAYAFADLPLPGFRYLPTRRNRRTWQLDKLVTSKISHILKARLASSVYEDDLLGQMLQLQACRSSAETLSTQEMIGECRTLFAAGYETNASVITWAMFLLASYPRWQEMVREEVVREYPAHQLPPVDTLGKLKLLNMLLLETLRLYGPLTFLQRKTVSDTILANTKVPKGTMISIPLLMLHRDKEVWGPDADEFNPMRFQSGVSRDTKLSRALLAFSYGPRVCAGQNFAMVKVQIVIATILRSFSFSLSPSYVHKPSNFVTLLPRYGLPLFVRNLQRLTE; translated from the exons ATGGAGCCTAACATGGGGCAAGCCCTGGCTGCCGTCCTCATACTGCTGGTGACCACGAGAGCACTATGGTATCTGCTTTGGAGGCCATATGCTGTGGCCAGGTGGTTCGGGCGGCAGGGCATCCAAGGTCCGCCTTACAGGTTCCTGGTTGGGTCCCTGCCGGAGTGCCAAACGATGCTGGTCGCCGGGAGAGCCAAGGCTCTGGACACCAGCTCCCACGACTGCATCACCACTGTGCAACCCTTCTTCCGGAAATGGGCCTCCCAGTATG GGAAAACATTCCTGTACTGGTTGGGGCCGACACCAGCCCTGTGTTGTACTGACATGGAGCTTGTGAAGCAAATGTTCAGCGACAGGACAGACGTGTTCCAAAAAGAATACTTGAATCCGAGCCTGGACTCAATTCTAGGGAACAGGGTCATATTTGCAAACGGAGACGACTGGAAGCGACGCCGCAAATTCGTCCACCCGGCTTTCAACCAGGAGACGATCAAG TCCATGTCAGCAATAGCGTGGGAGTGCATGCAGCAGGCGATGGAACGGTGGTGCGCCCAACTGCAAGAGCAGCAGCAAGCCGAGATAGACATGAGGCATGACTCCGACGAGATAGCCATGGGTGTCATTGCGCGAGTGATGTTGGGCAAGGACCACGAGGAGGCCCGGGAGGTGATGGTCGCCGGAAGGGAGCAGATGGAGATTGCCGCATATGCGTTCGCAGATCTCCCGTTACCTGGATTCAG GTACCTGCCGACACGTCGCAACCGTCGGACGTGGCAGCTCGACAAGCTCGTGACAAGCAAGATCTCGCACATCCTAAAGGCACGACTTGCCAGCAGCGTCTACGAAGATGACCTGCTCGGGCAGATGCTCCAGCTGCAGGCATGCAGAAGCAGCGCCGAGACTCTGAGCACCCAGGAGATGATTGGCGAGTGCAGGACTCTATTCGCAGCAGGGTATGAAACCAACGCCAGCGTCATCACCTGGGCGATGTTCCTGCTCGCCAGCTACCCACGCTGGCAGGAGATGGTCAGGGAGGAGGTCGTACGGGAATATCCTGCTCACCAGCTACCCCCGGTTGACACCCTTGGCAAACTCAAGCTG CTTAACATGTTACTCTTGGAGACACTGAGGCTCTATGGCCCCCTAACTTTCCTGCAGAGGAAGACCGTCTCAGACACCATCCTCGCCAACACGAAGGTGCCAAAAGGAACGATGATATCAATCCCGCTGCTGATGTTGCACCGGGACAAAGAGGTTTGGGGACCCGACGCTGACGAGTTTAACCCGATGAGGTTCCAGAGTGGCGTCTCGAGGGACACCAAGCTTTCACGCGCGCTGCTGGCCTTCTCATATGGGCCGAGGGTCTGTGCCGGGCAGAACTTCGCCATGGTCAAGGTGCAGATTGTGATAGCCACCATCCTCAGGAGTTTCTCCTTCTCTCTGTCCCCCAGTTACGTGCACAAGCCCAGCAATTTCGTCACCCTATTGCCCAGGTACGGGCTCCCTCTCTTCGTCAGGAACCTGCAGCGGCTGACTGAGTGA